In one Pseudomonas sp. SG20056 genomic region, the following are encoded:
- a CDS encoding TIGR04282 family arsenosugar biosynthesis glycosyltransferase: MNLSISLHMLARAPVAGRVKTRLIPALGAQGACDLQQLLLERALQLPALGFSERFLWLDDLPDANLQAFAQRLGWTLVEQPAGDLGERMRRIATLGLAESDAVILMGNDCPALDGDYLRAACGALQEQPVVIGPAEDGGYVLLGLRRIDAALFSDMPWGTERVFDMTLQRLQQLDWRPALLPALWDVDRPEDLSRLAALNILI; this comes from the coding sequence ATGAACCTGTCGATTTCATTGCATATGCTCGCGCGAGCGCCTGTTGCCGGGCGGGTGAAAACGCGTCTGATCCCGGCCTTGGGTGCTCAGGGCGCCTGCGATTTGCAGCAGTTGTTGCTGGAGCGTGCGCTGCAGTTACCGGCGCTTGGCTTTAGTGAGCGTTTTCTGTGGTTGGATGATTTACCTGATGCGAATTTGCAGGCGTTTGCGCAACGTCTTGGTTGGACGCTGGTCGAGCAACCGGCGGGCGACCTGGGTGAACGCATGCGTCGTATCGCCACCCTGGGGCTGGCGGAAAGCGATGCGGTGATCCTGATGGGCAATGACTGCCCGGCACTCGACGGCGATTATCTGCGGGCGGCTTGCGGCGCGCTGCAGGAGCAGCCCGTGGTGATCGGTCCGGCAGAAGATGGTGGTTACGTGCTGCTGGGGCTGCGCCGTATAGATGCTGCCTTGTTCAGCGATATGCCCTGGGGGACGGAGCGGGTCTTCGATATGACGCTGCAGCGGCTGCAGCAGCTGGACTGGCGTCCGGCGCTGCTGCCTGCGTTGTGGGATGTGGATCGGCCTGAGGATTTATCACGCCTGGCGGCACTGAATATTCTGATCTAG